A section of the Streptomyces sp. SCL15-4 genome encodes:
- the fusA gene encoding elongation factor G → MATTSLDLARVRNIGIMAHIDAGKTTTTERILFYTGVSYKIGEVHDGAATMDWMEQEQERGITITSAATTCHWPLENVDHTINIIDTPGHVDFTVEVERSLRVLDGAVTVFDGVAGVEPQSETVWRQADRYGVPRICFVNKLDRTGAEFHRCVDMISDRLGAQPLVMQLPIGAEADFKGVVDLVTMKAFVWSAEATKGEMYDIVDIPDTHTEAAEEWRGKLLEAVAENDEEIMELYLEGEEPSVEQLYAAIRRITIASGKGTGTTVTPVFCGTAFKNKGVQPLLDAVVRYLPSPVDIEAIEGHAVNNAEEVVKRKPSDEEPLSALAFKIMSDPHLGKLTFVRVYSGRLESGTAVLNSVKGRKERIGKIYRMHANKREEIDSVGAGDIVAVMGLKQTTTGETLCDEKNPVILESMDFPAPVIEVAIEPKSKGDQEKLGVAIQRLAEEDPSFQVHTNEETGQTVIGGMGELHLEVLVDRMKREFKVEANVGKPQVAYRETIRKAVERVDYTHKKQTGGTGQFAKVQIGIEPLEGGDVSYEFVNKVTGGRIPKEYIPSVDAGAQEAMQFGILAGYEMTGVRVILHDGAYHEVDSSELAFKIAGSQAFKEAARKASPVLLEPMMAVEVTTPEDYMGEVIGDINSRRGQIQAMEERAGARVVKGLVPLSEMFGYVGDLRSKTSGRASYSMQFDSYAEVPRNVAEEIIAKAKGE, encoded by the coding sequence ATGGCTACCACTTCACTTGACCTGGCCAGGGTCCGGAACATCGGGATCATGGCCCACATCGACGCGGGCAAGACGACCACCACCGAGCGGATCCTGTTCTACACCGGTGTGTCGTACAAGATCGGTGAGGTCCACGACGGCGCTGCCACCATGGACTGGATGGAGCAGGAGCAGGAGCGTGGCATCACGATCACCTCTGCTGCCACCACCTGCCACTGGCCGCTGGAGAACGTCGACCACACCATCAACATCATCGACACCCCGGGTCACGTCGACTTCACCGTCGAGGTGGAGCGCTCCCTGCGCGTGCTCGACGGTGCCGTGACGGTGTTCGACGGCGTCGCCGGCGTTGAGCCGCAGTCCGAGACCGTGTGGCGTCAGGCGGACCGCTACGGCGTTCCGCGTATCTGCTTCGTCAACAAGCTCGACCGCACCGGTGCCGAGTTCCACCGCTGTGTCGACATGATCTCCGACCGTCTGGGCGCGCAGCCGCTGGTCATGCAGCTGCCGATCGGTGCCGAGGCGGACTTCAAGGGTGTCGTCGACCTGGTGACGATGAAGGCGTTCGTCTGGTCCGCCGAGGCCACCAAGGGCGAGATGTACGACATCGTCGACATCCCGGACACCCACACCGAGGCTGCCGAGGAGTGGCGCGGCAAGCTGCTCGAGGCCGTGGCCGAGAACGACGAAGAGATCATGGAGCTGTACCTGGAGGGCGAAGAGCCTTCCGTGGAGCAGCTGTACGCCGCGATCCGTCGTATCACCATCGCCTCCGGCAAGGGCACCGGCACCACGGTGACCCCGGTGTTCTGCGGTACCGCGTTCAAGAACAAGGGCGTGCAGCCCCTGCTCGACGCGGTCGTGCGCTACCTGCCGTCTCCGGTTGACATCGAGGCCATCGAGGGCCACGCGGTCAACAACGCGGAGGAGGTCGTCAAGCGCAAGCCGTCCGACGAGGAGCCGCTCTCGGCGCTGGCGTTCAAGATCATGAGCGACCCGCACCTCGGCAAGCTCACCTTCGTCCGCGTGTACTCCGGCCGCCTGGAGTCCGGCACCGCCGTGCTGAACTCCGTCAAGGGCCGCAAGGAGCGCATCGGCAAGATCTACCGCATGCACGCGAACAAGCGTGAGGAGATCGACTCGGTGGGCGCCGGCGACATCGTCGCCGTCATGGGCCTGAAGCAGACCACCACCGGTGAGACGCTCTGCGACGAGAAGAACCCGGTGATCCTGGAGTCCATGGACTTCCCGGCGCCGGTCATCGAGGTCGCGATCGAGCCCAAGTCCAAGGGTGACCAGGAGAAGCTGGGTGTCGCCATCCAGCGTCTCGCGGAGGAGGACCCCTCCTTCCAGGTTCACACCAACGAGGAGACCGGCCAGACCGTCATCGGCGGTATGGGCGAGCTTCACCTCGAGGTCCTCGTGGACCGCATGAAGCGCGAGTTCAAGGTCGAGGCCAACGTCGGCAAGCCGCAGGTGGCCTACCGTGAGACGATCCGCAAGGCCGTCGAGCGCGTCGACTACACCCACAAGAAGCAGACCGGTGGTACCGGTCAGTTCGCGAAGGTGCAGATCGGCATCGAGCCCCTCGAGGGCGGCGACGTCTCGTACGAGTTCGTGAACAAGGTGACCGGTGGCCGCATCCCGAAGGAGTACATCCCTTCGGTGGACGCCGGTGCGCAGGAGGCCATGCAGTTCGGCATCCTCGCCGGCTACGAGATGACCGGTGTCCGTGTCATCCTCCACGACGGTGCCTACCACGAGGTCGACTCCTCCGAGCTCGCCTTCAAGATCGCCGGATCGCAGGCCTTCAAGGAGGCCGCGCGCAAGGCCAGCCCCGTGCTGCTCGAGCCGATGATGGCCGTCGAGGTCACCACGCCCGAGGACTACATGGGTGAGGTCATCGGCGACATCAACTCCCGCCGTGGTCAGATCCAGGCCATGGAGGAGCGGGCTGGTGCCCGCGTCGTGAAGGGCCTCGTGCCCCTGTCGGAGATGTTCGGCTACGTCGGCGACCTCCGCAGCAAGACGTCGGGTCGCGCAAGCTACTCGATGCAGTTCGACTCCTACGCCGAGGTTCCGCGGAACGTCGCCGAGGAGATCATCGCGAAGGCCAAGGGCGAGTAA
- a CDS encoding DNA-directed RNA polymerase subunit beta', giving the protein MLDVNFFDELRIGLATADDIRQWSHGEVKKPETINYRTLKPEKDGLFCEKIFGPTRDWECYCGKYKRVRFKGIICERCGVEVTRAKVRRERMGHIELAAPVTHIWYFKGVPSRLGYLLDLAPKDLEKVIYFAAYMITYVDEERRTRDLPSLEAHVSVERQQIENRRDADLEARAKKLETDLAELEAEGAKADVRRKVREGAEREMKQLRDRAQREIDRLDEVWNRFKNLKVQDLEGDELLYRELRDRFGTYFDGSMGAAALQKRLESFDLEEEAEKLREIIRTGKGQKKTRALKRLKVVSAFLQTSNSPKGMVLDCVPVIPPDLRPMVQLDGGRFATSDLNDLYRRVINRNNRLKRLLDLGAPEIIVNNEKRMLQEAVDALFDNGRRGRPVTGPGNRPLKSLSDMLKGKQGRFRQNLLGKRVDYSARSVIVVGPQLKLHQCGLPKAMALELFKPFVMKRLVDLNHAQNIKSAKRMVERGRTVVYDVLEEVIAEHPVLLNRAPTLHRLGIQAFEPQLVEGKAIQIHPLVCTAFNADFDGDQMAVHLPLSAEAQAEARILMLSSNNILKPADGRPVTMPTQDMVLGLFFLTTDGELRDTKGEGRAFGSTAEAIMAFDAGELALQSQIDIRFPVGTIPPRGWTPPAREEGEPEWQQGDSFRLRTTLGRALFNELLPEDYPFVDYSVGKKQLSEIVNDLAERYPKVIVAATLDNLKAAGFYWATRSGVTVAISDVVVPEAKKEIVKGYEAQDEKVQKQYERGLITKEERTQELIAIWTKATNEVAEAMNENFPKTNPIFMMVDSGARGNMMQMRQIAGMRGLVSNAKNETIPRPIKASFREGLSVLEYFISTHGARKGLADTALRTADSGYLTRRLVDVSQDVIIREEDCGTERGLKLRIADRGADGVLRKTDNVETSVYARCLAEDIVVEGQVLAPAGTDLGDVLIEELVSRGVEEVKTRSVLTCESAVGTCAMCYGRSLATGKLVDIGEAVGIIAAQSIGEPGTQLTMRTFHTGGVAGDDITQGLPRVVELFEARTPKGVAPISEASGRVRIEETEKTKKIVVTPDDGSDETAYPISKRAKVLVREGDHVEVGQQLTVGATNPHDVLRILGQRAVQVHLVGEVQKVYNSQGVSIHDKHIEIIIRQMLRRVTIIESGDAELLPGELVERSRFEQENRRVVQEGGHPASGRPQLMGITKASLATESWLSAASFQETTRVLTDAAINAKSDSLIGLKENVIIGKLIPAGTGLSRYRNIRVEPTEEAKAAMYSAVGYDDIDYSPFGTGSGQAVPLEDYDYGPYNQ; this is encoded by the coding sequence GTGCTCGACGTCAACTTCTTCGACGAGCTCCGGATCGGCCTGGCCACCGCTGACGACATCCGTCAGTGGAGCCACGGCGAGGTCAAGAAGCCCGAGACCATCAACTACCGCACCCTCAAGCCCGAAAAGGACGGACTCTTCTGCGAGAAGATCTTCGGTCCGACCCGGGACTGGGAGTGCTACTGCGGCAAGTACAAGCGCGTCCGCTTCAAGGGCATCATCTGCGAGCGCTGTGGCGTCGAGGTCACCCGCGCCAAGGTGCGCCGTGAGCGGATGGGCCACATCGAGCTGGCCGCCCCGGTCACCCACATCTGGTACTTCAAGGGTGTCCCCTCGCGCCTCGGCTACCTGCTGGACCTGGCGCCGAAGGACCTCGAGAAGGTCATCTACTTCGCGGCGTACATGATCACGTACGTCGACGAGGAGCGCCGCACCCGCGACCTGCCCTCCCTGGAGGCGCACGTCTCCGTCGAGCGTCAGCAGATCGAGAACCGCCGCGACGCCGACCTCGAGGCCCGCGCCAAGAAGCTCGAGACCGACCTGGCCGAGCTGGAGGCCGAGGGCGCCAAGGCCGACGTGCGCCGCAAGGTGCGCGAGGGTGCCGAGCGCGAGATGAAGCAGCTGCGCGACCGCGCGCAGCGCGAGATCGACCGCCTCGACGAGGTGTGGAACCGGTTCAAGAACCTCAAGGTCCAGGACCTGGAGGGCGACGAGCTGCTCTACCGCGAGCTGCGCGACCGCTTCGGCACCTACTTCGACGGCTCGATGGGCGCCGCCGCGCTGCAGAAGCGCCTGGAGTCCTTCGACCTCGAGGAGGAGGCCGAGAAGCTCCGCGAGATCATCCGCACCGGCAAGGGCCAGAAGAAGACCCGTGCCCTGAAGCGGCTGAAGGTCGTCTCCGCGTTCCTGCAGACCTCCAACAGCCCCAAGGGCATGGTCCTGGACTGCGTCCCGGTCATCCCGCCGGACCTGCGTCCGATGGTGCAGCTGGACGGTGGCCGCTTCGCGACCTCCGACCTGAACGACCTGTACCGCCGTGTGATCAACCGCAACAACCGCCTGAAGCGGCTTCTCGACCTCGGCGCGCCCGAGATCATCGTGAACAACGAGAAGCGCATGCTCCAGGAGGCCGTCGACGCGCTGTTCGACAACGGCCGTCGTGGCCGCCCGGTCACGGGCCCCGGCAACCGTCCGCTGAAGTCCCTCAGCGACATGCTGAAGGGCAAGCAGGGTCGATTCCGTCAGAACCTGCTCGGCAAGCGTGTCGACTACTCGGCGCGTTCCGTCATCGTCGTCGGCCCGCAGCTGAAGCTGCACCAGTGCGGTCTGCCCAAGGCGATGGCGCTGGAGCTGTTCAAGCCGTTCGTGATGAAGCGCCTGGTCGACCTGAACCACGCGCAGAACATCAAGAGCGCCAAGCGCATGGTGGAGCGCGGCCGCACGGTCGTGTACGACGTCCTCGAAGAGGTCATCGCCGAGCACCCGGTGCTGCTGAACCGTGCTCCCACCCTGCACCGCCTCGGCATCCAGGCCTTCGAGCCGCAGCTGGTCGAGGGCAAGGCCATCCAGATCCACCCGCTCGTGTGCACCGCGTTCAACGCGGACTTCGACGGTGACCAGATGGCCGTGCACCTGCCGCTGTCCGCGGAGGCGCAGGCCGAGGCCCGCATCCTGATGCTGTCCTCGAACAACATCCTCAAGCCGGCCGACGGCCGCCCGGTGACGATGCCGACCCAGGACATGGTCCTCGGTCTGTTCTTCCTCACCACCGACGGCGAGCTGCGTGACACCAAGGGCGAGGGCCGCGCGTTCGGCTCCACGGCCGAGGCGATCATGGCGTTCGACGCCGGCGAGCTGGCGCTGCAGTCGCAGATCGACATCCGCTTCCCGGTGGGCACCATCCCGCCGCGGGGCTGGACGCCGCCGGCCCGCGAGGAGGGCGAGCCCGAGTGGCAGCAGGGTGACTCGTTCCGCCTGCGCACCACCCTGGGCCGCGCGCTCTTCAACGAGCTGCTGCCCGAGGACTACCCGTTCGTCGACTACTCGGTGGGCAAGAAGCAGCTCTCCGAGATCGTCAACGACCTGGCCGAGCGCTACCCGAAGGTCATCGTGGCGGCGACGCTCGACAACCTGAAGGCGGCCGGCTTCTACTGGGCGACCCGTTCCGGTGTCACCGTGGCCATCTCCGACGTCGTCGTTCCCGAGGCGAAGAAGGAGATCGTCAAGGGCTACGAGGCGCAGGACGAGAAGGTCCAGAAGCAGTACGAGCGCGGTCTGATCACCAAGGAAGAGCGCACTCAGGAGCTCATCGCGATCTGGACCAAGGCGACCAACGAGGTCGCCGAGGCGATGAACGAGAACTTCCCCAAGACGAACCCCATCTTCATGATGGTTGACTCGGGTGCCCGAGGAAACATGATGCAGATGCGGCAGATCGCCGGTATGCGTGGTCTGGTGTCGAACGCCAAGAACGAGACGATCCCGCGTCCGATCAAGGCGTCGTTCCGTGAGGGCCTGTCCGTGCTGGAGTACTTCATCTCCACCCACGGTGCCCGTAAGGGTCTGGCGGACACCGCCCTGCGTACCGCCGACTCGGGTTACCTCACCCGTCGTCTGGTGGACGTCTCGCAGGACGTCATCATCCGCGAGGAGGACTGCGGCACCGAGCGTGGCCTCAAGCTGCGGATCGCCGACCGGGGCGCCGACGGCGTGCTGCGCAAGACGGACAACGTCGAGACGTCCGTGTACGCGCGCTGCCTCGCCGAGGACATCGTGGTCGAGGGCCAGGTGCTGGCCCCGGCCGGCACCGACCTGGGCGACGTCCTCATCGAGGAACTGGTCTCCCGCGGCGTCGAGGAGGTCAAGACCCGCTCGGTCCTGACCTGCGAGTCCGCCGTCGGTACCTGCGCGATGTGCTACGGCCGTTCGCTCGCCACCGGCAAGCTGGTCGACATCGGCGAGGCGGTCGGCATCATCGCCGCCCAGTCCATCGGTGAGCCCGGTACCCAGCTGACGATGCGTACCTTCCACACCGGTGGTGTGGCCGGTGACGACATCACCCAGGGTCTGCCGCGTGTCGTCGAGCTCTTCGAGGCCCGTACCCCGAAGGGTGTCGCCCCGATCTCCGAGGCGAGCGGCCGCGTCCGCATCGAGGAGACCGAGAAGACCAAGAAGATCGTCGTCACCCCGGACGACGGCAGCGACGAGACGGCGTACCCGATCTCGAAGCGCGCCAAGGTCCTGGTCCGCGAGGGCGACCACGTCGAGGTGGGCCAGCAGCTCACCGTGGGTGCCACCAACCCGCACGACGTGCTGCGCATCCTGGGCCAGCGTGCCGTCCAGGTCCACCTGGTCGGCGAGGTCCAGAAGGTCTACAACTCGCAGGGTGTGTCGATCCACGACAAGCACATCGAGATCATCATCCGGCAGATGCTGCGCCGCGTGACGATCATCGAGTCCGGCGACGCCGAGCTGCTGCCCGGCGAGCTGGTCGAGCGCTCCCGCTTCGAGCAGGAGAACCGTCGTGTGGTCCAGGAGGGCGGTCACCCGGCCTCCGGTCGTCCGCAGCTGATGGGTATCACCAAGGCCTCGCTGGCGACGGAATCCTGGCTGTCGGCCGCCTCCTTCCAGGAGACGACCCGAGTCCTGACGGACGCGGCGATCAACGCCAAGTCCGACAGCCTCATCGGCCTCAAGGAGAACGTCATCATCGGTAAGCTCATCCCGGCCGGTACGGGCCTGTCCCGCTACCGCAACATCCGGGTCGAGCCGACCGAGGAGGCCAAGGCCGCGATGTACTCGGCCGTCGGCTACGACGACATCGACTACTCGCCGTTCGGCACCGGCTCCGGCCAGGCCGTCCCGCTGGAGGACTACGACTACGGTCCGTACAACCAGTAA
- the tuf gene encoding elongation factor Tu, with protein sequence MAKAKFERTKPHVNIGTIGHIDHGKTTLTAAITKVLHDAYPDLNEATPFDNIDKAPEERQRGITISIAHVEYQTEARHYAHVDCPGHADYIKNMITGAAQMDGAILVVAATDGPMPQTKEHVLLARQVGVPYIVVALNKADMVDDEEILELVELEVRELLSEYEFPGDDVPVVKVSALKALEGEQEWVDSVLNLMKAVDESIPQPERDVDKPFLMPIEDVFTITGRGTVVTGRIERGVLKVNENVDIIGIKTEKTSTTVTGIEMFRKLLDEGQAGENVGLLLRGIKREDVERGQVIIKPGSVTPHTEFEAQAYILSKDEGGRHTPFFNNYRPQFYFRTTDVTGVVTLPEGTEMVMPGDNTEMKVELIQPVAMEEGLKFAIREGGRTVGAGQVTKIVK encoded by the coding sequence GTGGCGAAGGCGAAGTTCGAGCGGACTAAGCCGCACGTCAACATCGGCACCATCGGTCACATCGACCACGGTAAGACGACCCTCACGGCCGCCATTACCAAGGTGCTGCACGACGCGTACCCGGACCTGAACGAGGCCACCCCGTTCGACAACATCGACAAGGCGCCCGAGGAGCGTCAGCGCGGTATCACCATCTCCATCGCGCACGTCGAGTACCAGACCGAGGCGCGTCACTACGCCCACGTCGACTGCCCTGGTCACGCGGACTACATCAAGAACATGATCACCGGTGCCGCGCAGATGGACGGCGCGATCCTGGTGGTCGCCGCCACCGACGGCCCGATGCCGCAGACCAAGGAGCACGTGCTCCTGGCCCGCCAGGTCGGCGTTCCGTACATCGTCGTCGCCCTGAACAAGGCCGACATGGTGGACGACGAGGAGATCCTGGAGCTCGTCGAGCTCGAGGTCCGTGAGCTCCTCTCCGAGTACGAGTTCCCCGGCGACGACGTTCCGGTCGTCAAGGTCTCCGCGCTCAAGGCCCTCGAGGGCGAGCAGGAGTGGGTGGACTCCGTCCTCAACCTGATGAAGGCCGTCGACGAGTCGATCCCGCAGCCGGAGCGCGACGTCGACAAGCCGTTCCTCATGCCGATCGAGGACGTCTTCACCATCACCGGTCGCGGTACGGTCGTCACCGGCCGTATCGAGCGTGGTGTCCTCAAGGTCAACGAGAACGTCGACATCATCGGCATCAAGACCGAGAAGACCTCCACCACGGTCACCGGCATCGAGATGTTCCGCAAGCTGCTCGACGAGGGCCAGGCCGGTGAGAACGTCGGTCTGCTCCTCCGTGGCATCAAGCGCGAGGACGTCGAGCGCGGCCAGGTCATCATCAAGCCGGGCTCGGTCACCCCGCACACCGAGTTCGAGGCGCAGGCCTACATCCTGTCCAAGGACGAGGGTGGCCGCCACACGCCGTTCTTCAACAACTACCGTCCGCAGTTCTACTTCCGTACGACGGACGTGACCGGCGTGGTGACCCTCCCCGAGGGCACCGAGATGGTCATGCCGGGTGACAACACCGAGATGAAGGTGGAGCTCATCCAGCCCGTCGCCATGGAAGAGGGCCTGAAGTTCGCCATCCGTGAGGGTGGCCGCACCGTGGGCGCCGGCCAGGTCACCAAGATCGTCAAGTAA
- the rpsG gene encoding 30S ribosomal protein S7: MPRKGPAPKRPVIIDPVYGSPLVTSLINKVLLNGKRSTAERIVYGAMEGLREKTGNDPVITLKRALENIKPTLEVKSRRVGGATYQVPVEVKPGRANTLALRWLVGYSRARREKTMTERLLNELLDASNGLGAAVKKREDTHKMAESNKAFAHYRW; the protein is encoded by the coding sequence ATGCCTCGTAAGGGCCCCGCCCCGAAGCGCCCGGTCATCATCGACCCGGTCTACGGCTCTCCTCTGGTGACCTCCCTGATCAACAAGGTGCTGCTGAACGGCAAGCGCTCCACCGCCGAGCGCATCGTCTACGGCGCCATGGAGGGCCTGCGCGAGAAGACCGGCAACGACCCGGTCATCACGCTCAAGCGCGCTCTTGAGAACATCAAGCCGACCCTCGAGGTCAAGTCCCGCCGTGTCGGTGGCGCCACCTACCAGGTGCCGGTCGAGGTCAAGCCCGGCCGCGCCAACACCCTGGCGCTGCGCTGGCTGGTCGGTTACTCCCGCGCCCGTCGCGAGAAGACCATGACCGAGCGTCTCCTCAACGAGCTTCTCGATGCCTCCAACGGCCTCGGTGCGGCCGTGAAGAAGCGCGAGGACACCCACAAGATGGCCGAGTCCAACAAGGCCTTCGCGCACTACCGCTGGTAG
- the rpsL gene encoding 30S ribosomal protein S12: protein MPTIQQLVRKGRQDKVEKNKTPALEGSPQRRGVCTRVFTTTPKKPNSALRKVARVRLTSGIEVTAYIPGEGHNLQEHSIVLVRGGRVKDLPGVRYKIIRGSLDTQGVKNRKQARSRYGAKKEK, encoded by the coding sequence GTGCCTACGATCCAGCAGCTGGTCCGCAAGGGCCGGCAGGACAAGGTCGAAAAGAACAAGACGCCCGCACTCGAGGGTTCCCCTCAGCGTCGTGGCGTCTGCACGCGTGTGTTCACGACCACCCCGAAGAAGCCGAACTCGGCCCTCCGCAAGGTCGCGCGTGTGCGTCTGACCAGCGGCATCGAGGTCACCGCTTACATTCCGGGTGAGGGACACAACCTGCAGGAGCACTCCATCGTGCTCGTGCGCGGCGGCCGTGTGAAGGACCTGCCGGGTGTTCGTTACAAGATCATCCGCGGTTCGCTCGACACCCAGGGTGTCAAGAACCGCAAGCAGGCTCGCAGCCGTTACGGCGCCAAGAAGGAGAAGTAA